TCTGGATGGAACTAATTTCATGGTCAATATAGAGTTTTACTCCATGAATATCTCGGGTAAAACCACGAACACGGTAATCCATCGTCACAATGTCAGATTCCAATTCATAAATTAGATAATTCAGCGTCTTAAGGGGGGAAATAACACCGCAGGTTGACACTTCAATATCTGCCCTAAAGGTACATATACCGCCATCTGGGTGGCTTTCTGGATAAGTATGCACACAGATATGGCTTTTGTCCAAATGGGCGACAACAGAATCAGGGAGTGGGCCAGGGTTCTCTGTATTATCCACCAGTTTAGGGTCAATGGGTTCTTCACTAATCAGAATGGTAACGCTCGCACCTTGTGGGTTATAGTCTTGACGAGCAATATTAAGAATGTTTGCACCAATGATTGAACAAGTTTCACTGAGTATTTCAGTCAGGCGGGTCGCATTATACTGTTCATCAATGTACGCGATATAACTGTCGCGATCGGCTTTCGTTTTTGCATAACAGATGTCATAGATACAGAAACTCAAGCTTTTTGTAAGATTATTAAAGCCGTGCAATTTCAGTTTGCGCAATTTAGTTCACCTCCCGGCTAATGGGTGATTATGGATTTCCAAATAGTGCATTCAGTAAGTATTGCGGTAGTGCAAAACTGCCTGCATGTACGGCTGGCGTGTAGTAACGGCAGGTTATGGCCGTATCTTCAAAGCGTTGTTGCAGTGTTGTCAAAGGCACCTGACGTAGAGCCGAATTCTGGGTTGCCCATGCAAACGTCATGATCCCACCGTAATAGGTTGGAATAGCGGCTTGATAAAAGCTGCTGTCAACAAAATAGTGACTCAACTTTTTATGGCTGTTGACGGCTTCATCCTGTTGCAGGAAACAGACACCGTTTTGGGCGACGAAAATCCCCCCTTCGTTCAGGCAACGGGCGCAGCCTGCATAAAATTCAGAGGTAAACAGGCTTTCACCTGGCCCATCAGGATCGGTGCAATCAGAAATGATGACATCAAATTTTTCAGATGTGGTTTTGACAAAATTAACCCCGTTGTCAATCACCAGCTTGAACCGGGGATCGTCATAGGCACCGGCATGATGATTTGGCAAATATTGGCGGCAGAATTCGACGACACCCGCATCAATTTCTACCATTGTGATACTGTCGAGATAATGATGGCGACAAACTTCTCGCAGCATCCCGCCATCACCGCCGCCAATAATCAACACCTTTTTGGCTTGGCCGTGGGCAAACAGGGGGACATGCGCCATCATTTCATGGTAGATAAAATAATTTTATGTTTTTGTGTTTTCTTGATATTTCATAAAACACCAATAAATCAATGGGATGTAATTATTTCATGCTGTGTGTTGTTTCAGTGTTTATTGACGTTTACTCATTTTTACAGCACACTATGTATAAACATTTGTATAAATATTTTGGGTGATCATGGCTGCTGAACTAAACAAGCTCAGTGACAAAAAACTTAAAAACCTGCACGGAAAAGAAAGGGATAATATTGAGTTTTTTGCTGATGGTGCTGGATTGAGTGCAAAAGCATCTAAAGTTGGTGGTATTAGTTGGGTGTTTACCTACCGACTTGATGGTAAAAAGTTAAACCGTCTTACCATTGGGCGCTATCCTGATATGAGTCTCAAACTGGCTCGTGATATGCGGGATAAATGTCGTAACTGGCTTGCGTCAGGTAAAGATCCAAAGCTCCAATTTGACTTGACTATGCAGGAATCGCTAAAGCCTGTCACAGTAAAAGAAGCTATGGAATACTGGATAGAAAACTACGCAAAAGATAGTAGGGAAAACATTGATAAACACGTTTCTCAATTAAAGAAGCATATATACCCTTACATTGGAAATATGGCATTGGCCGATTGTGAAACTCGTTATTGGCTCCAATGTTTTGATAGAACTAAAAAAACAGCTCCCGTTGGTGCTGGATATATTCTTCAAATGTGCAAGCAAGCACTAAAATTTTGTCGTGTTAGAAGATTTGCAATCAGTAATGCACTGGATGATTTAACTATTTCAGATGTTGGAAGAAAACAAAGTAAAGGAAAAAGATATTTAGAAGATAATGAACTTAGTCAACTGTGGCAGTCTCTAAATACAAACATGTATTTACCTTATTATAGTAATTTGTTGAGGATTTTAATTGTATTTGGTTGTCGCTCACAAGAAGCTAGGTTATCTAAATGGTCTGAATGGGATTTTGATTCCATGTTATGGACGGTTCCAAAAGAAAATAGCAAATCAGATGATAAGATAATTCGTCCAATACCTGAATGCCTGAAACCTTTTTTAGAAAAACTAATTTACCAAAATCATAAAAGTGGTTATCTCTTAGGGGAACTTAAAAGCCCTGAATCTGTATCACAATGTGGCAGAAATATATGGAGAAGGTTAGAGCATGGTGAGGAATGGTCTTTGCATGACTTAAGGCGAACGTTTGCAACTAAATTAAATGACATGGGCATAGCGCCACATATCGTAGAACAGCTTCTAGGTCATGCCTTACCGGGCATTATGGCTATATATAACAAGAGCCAATACTTGCCAGAGAAGTTAGATGCTTTAAACAAATGGTGCGAGCGACTGGATGTATTGGCGGGTAATTATGAAAATGTAGTTATATTAAAAGCAGTTCAATAATGGGAATTAATGAAGTTGATGATGAACATGATAATTGTGATATACACGTAACAAATGTGGCTTTCTTTCGTAATAATTTCTATTAAGTAAAATACCCTCACAAAAACAACTAAACAGTGAGGGTAACATGACCATTCAGTATAATTCTCCTACACCAGAAGAACGCCGCTCTATCCTTTCCGAGTATGGCGAACCTTATGATCGCCTTG
This genomic interval from Xenorhabdus doucetiae contains the following:
- the speD gene encoding adenosylmethionine decarboxylase, with the translated sequence MRKLKLHGFNNLTKSLSFCIYDICYAKTKADRDSYIAYIDEQYNATRLTEILSETCSIIGANILNIARQDYNPQGASVTILISEEPIDPKLVDNTENPGPLPDSVVAHLDKSHICVHTYPESHPDGGICTFRADIEVSTCGVISPLKTLNYLIYELESDIVTMDYRVRGFTRDIHGVKLYIDHEISSIQNYLTEEIQAQYHMIDVNIFQENLFHTKMMLKQFDLNEYLFNSTAEELSETEKREITRLLKKEIQEIYYGRNLPDL
- a CDS encoding tyrosine-type recombinase/integrase, with the translated sequence MAAELNKLSDKKLKNLHGKERDNIEFFADGAGLSAKASKVGGISWVFTYRLDGKKLNRLTIGRYPDMSLKLARDMRDKCRNWLASGKDPKLQFDLTMQESLKPVTVKEAMEYWIENYAKDSRENIDKHVSQLKKHIYPYIGNMALADCETRYWLQCFDRTKKTAPVGAGYILQMCKQALKFCRVRRFAISNALDDLTISDVGRKQSKGKRYLEDNELSQLWQSLNTNMYLPYYSNLLRILIVFGCRSQEARLSKWSEWDFDSMLWTVPKENSKSDDKIIRPIPECLKPFLEKLIYQNHKSGYLLGELKSPESVSQCGRNIWRRLEHGEEWSLHDLRRTFATKLNDMGIAPHIVEQLLGHALPGIMAIYNKSQYLPEKLDALNKWCERLDVLAGNYENVVILKAVQ